A window of the Rhodoferax sp. GW822-FHT02A01 genome harbors these coding sequences:
- the cobA gene encoding uroporphyrinogen-III C-methyltransferase codes for MTSMLCTGQVTLVGAGPGDPELLTIKALKAIQTASLLLVDDLVSEDIVALATASARIIRVGKRGGCRSTPQSFIEKLMITAAQEGERVVRLKGGDPFMFGRGGEEVEHLQAAGVRVDVVNGITAGLAAVTSLQLPLTHRQHAHGVVFVTGHAKPGDSGTDWRALAQTAHSAKLTLVIYMGVGGAARIQQELLSGLAASTPVLIVQNASLPQQRHAQTTLDQLHATIEREGLGSPAVIVVGDVAANAVSMNQPEMYFAQRG; via the coding sequence ATGACTTCGATGCTCTGCACGGGCCAGGTCACCCTGGTGGGCGCAGGCCCGGGCGACCCGGAGCTGCTGACCATCAAGGCCCTCAAGGCCATACAGACCGCCTCCCTGCTGCTGGTGGACGATCTGGTGAGCGAGGACATCGTGGCACTGGCAACGGCCAGCGCGCGCATCATCCGGGTCGGCAAACGCGGGGGCTGCCGCTCCACGCCACAGTCGTTCATTGAGAAGCTGATGATCACGGCCGCCCAGGAGGGCGAACGGGTGGTGCGCCTCAAGGGCGGCGACCCGTTCATGTTTGGACGTGGCGGCGAAGAGGTTGAACACCTGCAGGCAGCCGGTGTGCGTGTGGACGTGGTCAACGGCATCACTGCCGGCCTGGCGGCAGTCACCTCTTTGCAACTGCCGCTGACCCACCGCCAGCATGCCCATGGCGTGGTGTTCGTGACCGGTCATGCCAAGCCCGGCGACAGCGGGACGGACTGGCGTGCGCTGGCACAAACTGCCCACAGTGCCAAGCTGACCCTGGTGATCTACATGGGTGTGGGTGGCGCGGCTCGCATCCAGCAGGAGTTGCTGAGCGGCCTGGCTGCGAGCACGCCGGTGCTGATCGTGCAGAACGCCTCGTTGCCGCAGCAACGTCATGCTCAGACCACACTGGACCAGCTGCACGCCACCATTGAGCGCGAAGGGCTGGGCAGTCCGGCGGTGATTGTGGTGGGGGATGTCGCAGCAAATGCTGTTTCAATGAATCAACCAGAAATGTACTTCGCGCAAAGAGGTTAG